In Hyalangium minutum, the sequence ATCAACGCCTTCATCCAGGCCCGCTGCCCCCAGGTGCGCGATGGAGGCGCCGAGCCCTTCCGGAACGTCTGGGACCTGGCGAAGACCGTGCACATGTTCCACCCGGACTACCCCTTCGAAGAGGGGCCCCACATGCAGGTGCTCGAGGATGCGCACCGCAAGCTGGGCGAGGCCGGCGAAGGGCTGATGCGCACGTTCGTCTACTGCGACGGGCCGAAGCTCCTGGGCCACATCTCCGGTGTGAGGACGCACTCGCGCACGTGGATGATCCAGCACCTCATGGTGCTGCCCACCGTGCGCCGCGGCGAGAGCATCTCGCGGGACCTGTCCTCCCTCTGCGTGGACTACGCCGAGGCCCAGGAGGATCTGAACTACCTGCGCATCTTCTGGCGCATCCAGAACAAGTGGCCCGATCGCATCTTCGGGTGGATCGCCCGCTCCATGGCGAGCGAGGGGCTCACGGAGCTGCGCAACCTCAACTACACGCGGCTGTCCTTCACCCAGCCGCTGCGCACGCGCAAGGGACTGCCCCCGGTGCGGCCCGCCACTCCGGAGGATCTGCGCTGGCTGGAGGCCCACATCCGCGGGCGTGGCGAGGTGGTGCGCCTGCTGGCGGATGATCTGCTCGCCAGCGAGGCCCAACTGCAGACGCTCTCCGCGCGCTACGCCAAGGATGGGCTGCGGCGCGGGCGCTCCATCTTCGTCGTGGATGGGGAGCAGGGGCCGCTGGCCCTGGCGCTGGCGGACGAGGCCACGCCGGGCCTGAGCTGGCCGGAGATGACCACCGGGTTCTCCTTCGTCGTGCCGGATCCGGCGCACCCCCGGGCGGCCGAGGCGCGTGAGGCGCTCGCGGCCCGCTGCGTGGAGCACTACCGCGAGCAGGGCAAGCGCTCGGCGCTGGCGCTCGTGCAGGATGACGAGGTGGAGGGGCTGGTGGCGCTCGGGTTCCGGTGGCACTGCCGCGTGGCCCAGTGGACCGTCCATCGCCGCGTCGCTCGCACCTGGCACATGCTGATGGCCGCCGTCTTCGAGCGCCTCCAGAACCGCGCCGCGCGCAAGCCGGAGGATGGAGACCGCAACGCGTGAGCGCTTATTTGATGGAGTCCGAGTTCGAGTCCCGTCGGCTCGCCGAGCAGGCGAGGGCGCTCTCGGTGCAGCACCAGCTGAGCACCACGGGCCTGAAGCCCGGGATGAAGGCCCTGGATGCCGGCTGCGGACCTGGCGTCATTACCGCGGACATGGCTGGCCTGGTGGGTGCCCAGGGAAGCGTGCTGGGGGTGGACCTCCACCCTCAGCGGCTCGAGGAGGCGCGCGCACACTGCGCGGCTCTGACGCACTGCTCCTTTCTCCAGGGGGACGTCCGGAAGCTGGCACTCGACAGCGACAGCTTCGACTACGTCTGGTGTCAGTACGTCATCGAGTACCTGCGAGACCCCGAGGTGGCCCTGGCCGAGCTGCTCCGGGTCACCCGGCCCGGAGGGCGGTTGGTGATCTCCGAGGTGGATGGCCTGGGGCTGCACAACTGGCCCGTCCCTCACGGGTTCGAGGAGGACAGCCGGAAGTTCATCTCGGCGGTGAGCGCGGCCGGGTTCGACTTCTATATGGGCCGCAAGGTGTTTCACCTCTTCCGCCGGTTGGGCCTGGAACACATCCGCGTGCACATGTCCCCATTGTGGGTCGTCGCGGGCACCGCGGATGACCGCTTGGTCAGCGACTGGCGGATGCGCTTCACCGCCCTGGAGCCCATCGTGGCCCCTGCCTTCGGAGGCAAGGAGGCTTACTGGGCCTTCTGCCAGCGCTATCTGGCGCTTCTATCCGATCCAGACGCGTTGAAGTATTCTGTCCTCCTGATCACGGAAGGACAGAAGCGTTGACGGAGGCCATTCCAGGCCAGCCACAGCAAGCCGTGCAGGTGCCGGACGACGCTCCTGAGCTGAGCGTCCGTTCGGTGGCCGTGCTCTTGCTCTACTTCCGCAAGGAGTACGGTGAGGAGCGCCTGCGCCAGGTGTGGCAGAAGCACCACCTGGGGCTGTCGTTGGATTACGTCTCCACGCTGACGAACTTCGTCTCGTTTCAGTTCCTGCAGCGGCTGGTGGAAGTGCTCGTCGCGGAGACGGGCGATCCGGACTACAGCCGCAAGGCGGGCCGGCTCTACGCGACGCCGGAGGCCGTGGGTTACCTCTTCCACGTGGTGCGCGCCTTCGGCAACTCCCGGGCGGTGTACCTCAAGCTCGTCGAGCTGTTCCCCACGCTGAACCGCGTGGCCCAGGTCTCCATCGACTCGCTGTCGAGTCACCACATGGTGATCTCGTACCAGAGCAAGTATCCCGAGCTGAGCCGGCACCTGTGTGAGGGACGCATGTCCCAGTTCGCCTCCGTGCCCACCATCTGGGATCTGCCTCCGGCGCAGGTGATGGAGCTGCAGTGCCAGGTCCGTGGCGCGGACTGCTGCCGCTACGAGCTGGCTTGGCACGAGCCAGTGCGCGGCTGGCGCATGGGCGCGGGCCTGCTGGCCGGTGTGGCGGTGGGCACGGGAATGGGCCTGCTGGGGCTGGGGCCGCTGCCGGTGCTGGTGCCCGCCATTGCGCTGGGCGCCACCTCGTTCGGGGCCTGGCTCGATGCGCGCCAAGAGGTGCGCCGCAAGGACGAGTATCTGGCGGCCCAGAACGAGGGCCTCGTCCAGTCGCTGCGCGACCTGGAGCGCCGCTACGACGAGATCTTCCGCAGCAACCTGGCCCTCGAGGATCGCGTCGCCGCGCGCACGCGTGAAATCACCGAGGCCAACGCCAAGCTGGAGCAGGCGCTCGTCACCCAGAAGGAGCTGACCCGGCTCAAGAGCGAGTTCTTCGACAACGTGAGCCACGAGCTGCGCACGCCGCTCACGCTCATCCTCCTGTCGCTCGAGTCGCTGCTGCAGCGCGATCCGGCCACCATCCCCGGCCCCGTGCGCAACCACCTGGCGACGATGGACCGCAGCGCCCAGCGCCTGCTCAAGCTCATCAACAACCTGCTGGATCTGGCGCAGATGGAGGCCGGTAAGACGCGGCTGCGCTACCAGCCGGTGGAGCTCTATGGCCTGCTGAACTCGCTGCTGTCGCCGTTCAAGGTGATGGCGGAGAAGAAGGGCATCCGGCTGGCGCTGGAGGGCGAGAAGGTCACCGCCATCCACGCGGACGTGGAGCGCATCGAGATCGTCTTCCAGAACCTCATCTCCAACGCGCTCAAGTTCACCCAGGAGGGCACGGTCACCGTGCGCATCCGGGAGGACGAGGCCGTCGTGCATGTGGAGGTGGTGGACACCGGCCCCGGCATCGCGCCCCAGGACATCCCCGTCATCTTCGACCGCTTCGCCCAGGCGGACTCCACGGGCACGCGGCGCTTCGGCGGCACGGGCATCGGACTGGCGCTGGTGAAGGAGACGGTGGATCTGCACTCGGGCCGCATCGGCGTGAAGAGCGATGTGGGCAAGGGCTCCACCTTCCACGTCCAGCTCCCCAAGGGCACCAACCACATCCGCGAGGACCTCCGGGATCGCCGCGTCGTGGAGCTGCCCGTCCGCCGTGATCGCCGCTCCTACTCGGGCCTTTCTGCTGTCCGCCCAGGGGCGGCCTCCGAGCCGGCCCCGTCGGTGCTGCTCGATGAGACGGCGCCGCCCAATGCCCCGCGCATCCTCGTGGTGGAGGACGACACGGAGATCCGCGCCTTCGTCACCAGTGTGCTCCGCACCGAGTACCGCGTGACGGAGGCTGTGAACGGCGAGGAGGGCTTCGCTCGCGCCACCCGGGAGCGGCCGGATCTGATCGTCTCGGACGTGATGATGCCGGTCATGTCCGGTCTGCAGATGCTGACCCAGCTCCGGGACGTGCCGGACACGGCGGACATTCCCGTCATCCTCCTCACCGCTCGCCAGGAGGTCTCCGAGAAAGTTGAGGGCCTGGGCATCGGTGCGAACGACTATCTGGGCAAGCCGTTCTCTCCTCGCGAGCTGCTGGCCCGCATCGAGGCCCAGCTGCGCCTGAGGGATGCCGCTGTGCGCGCCGCCGAGAACGAGCGGCTGGCGGCGACCGGTCTGCTGACTTCTGGCTTCGCCCACGAGGTGCGCAACCCGCTCAACGGGTTGATGAACGCGCTGCTGCCCCTGCGCGATGCCGTGCTGGGCGCGCAGCAGGACCCCGCCACGGCGCAGGCGATGATCGAGGTCATCGAGGAGTGTGGCACGCGCATCCGCTATCTGGCGGAGTCGCTGTTGTCCTTTGTGCGCACCAATGACAAGCCGGTGCCGGTGCACCTGGATGCCTCGCTGGACTCCACGCTCAATGTGCTGGGGTGGAGGGTGCCCAAGGAAGTGGTGGTCGAGCGCGACTACCGCTGCCCCGTGCCCGTCATGGGCGATCCGGGCTCGCTCAATCAGGTGTGGGTGAACCTGTTGGACAACGCGCTGCGCGCGGTGGGCTCCTCGGGCCACGTGAAGGTGTCCACCGAGCGGGAGGGCGATATGGCCGTGGTGGCCATCACCGACACGGGCGTGGGCATCAAGCCCGAGGACATGGAGAAGCTCTTCCAGCCGTTCTTCTCCACGCGCGCGGCGGGCGAGGGCACCGGCCTGGGCCTGGCGCTCTGCCGGCGCATCATCCTGCGCCACGGCGGCACCATCCGCCTCGTCAGCGAGTACGGCAAGGGCACCCGCAGCGAGGTGCGCTTGCCCATCCAGAGCAGCGAGAGCCTGTCGGCTGGAGTGGATCGGGCCCGCAGGCTCGCTTGATGGCTCAGGCCGGGACCTGCACGCCCGCCGGGAGATAGCCCTGGCGCTCCAGCCACAGCGCAAGGCCCTCGATGCTGTCCGGCTCCGGGAGCGGCTGGCCACTGTTCGGGTCCCACTCGCGGATCC encodes:
- a CDS encoding ATP-binding protein; translation: MTEAIPGQPQQAVQVPDDAPELSVRSVAVLLLYFRKEYGEERLRQVWQKHHLGLSLDYVSTLTNFVSFQFLQRLVEVLVAETGDPDYSRKAGRLYATPEAVGYLFHVVRAFGNSRAVYLKLVELFPTLNRVAQVSIDSLSSHHMVISYQSKYPELSRHLCEGRMSQFASVPTIWDLPPAQVMELQCQVRGADCCRYELAWHEPVRGWRMGAGLLAGVAVGTGMGLLGLGPLPVLVPAIALGATSFGAWLDARQEVRRKDEYLAAQNEGLVQSLRDLERRYDEIFRSNLALEDRVAARTREITEANAKLEQALVTQKELTRLKSEFFDNVSHELRTPLTLILLSLESLLQRDPATIPGPVRNHLATMDRSAQRLLKLINNLLDLAQMEAGKTRLRYQPVELYGLLNSLLSPFKVMAEKKGIRLALEGEKVTAIHADVERIEIVFQNLISNALKFTQEGTVTVRIREDEAVVHVEVVDTGPGIAPQDIPVIFDRFAQADSTGTRRFGGTGIGLALVKETVDLHSGRIGVKSDVGKGSTFHVQLPKGTNHIREDLRDRRVVELPVRRDRRSYSGLSAVRPGAASEPAPSVLLDETAPPNAPRILVVEDDTEIRAFVTSVLRTEYRVTEAVNGEEGFARATRERPDLIVSDVMMPVMSGLQMLTQLRDVPDTADIPVILLTARQEVSEKVEGLGIGANDYLGKPFSPRELLARIEAQLRLRDAAVRAAENERLAATGLLTSGFAHEVRNPLNGLMNALLPLRDAVLGAQQDPATAQAMIEVIEECGTRIRYLAESLLSFVRTNDKPVPVHLDASLDSTLNVLGWRVPKEVVVERDYRCPVPVMGDPGSLNQVWVNLLDNALRAVGSSGHVKVSTEREGDMAVVAITDTGVGIKPEDMEKLFQPFFSTRAAGEGTGLGLALCRRIILRHGGTIRLVSEYGKGTRSEVRLPIQSSESLSAGVDRARRLA
- a CDS encoding methyltransferase domain-containing protein codes for the protein MSAYLMESEFESRRLAEQARALSVQHQLSTTGLKPGMKALDAGCGPGVITADMAGLVGAQGSVLGVDLHPQRLEEARAHCAALTHCSFLQGDVRKLALDSDSFDYVWCQYVIEYLRDPEVALAELLRVTRPGGRLVISEVDGLGLHNWPVPHGFEEDSRKFISAVSAAGFDFYMGRKVFHLFRRLGLEHIRVHMSPLWVVAGTADDRLVSDWRMRFTALEPIVAPAFGGKEAYWAFCQRYLALLSDPDALKYSVLLITEGQKR